The nucleotide window CCTTGGTGTGGACGATGACGGTGTTCAGGCCGCGCGTGATGGCTTCGTCAAAAGCGGCGTTCTGGCCGGGGTGGATGCGGATGTCGGCGAGTTCGAGGATCATGGTGTTTTCCTGGGTGCGTCTATGGGAGCGTGGCAAATTATCGCCGCACGGCGGTATCCTCGGGGGCATGAAGCTCTACAACTACTGCCGGTCTTCTGCCTCGTTTCGGGTGCGCATTGCGCTGGAACTCAAGGGGCTGGCGTACGAGTATGCGCCGGTGAACCTGGCACGGGGCAGCCACCATCTGGATGTTTACCAGGCCATCTCCACCGACGGGCTGGTTCCGGTGCTGGAAATCGATGGACTGCGCCTCTCACAGTCCATGGCCATCATCGAATACCTGGATGAGCGACACCCCAAACCTGCGCTGTTGCCGGCCGACCCCGTGGCGCGCGCGCAGGTGCGGGCGCTGGCCCAGTCCATCGCTTGCGAAATCCATCCGATCAATAACCTGCGGGTTCTCAAGTACCTGATAGGGCCGATGGAGCAGAGCGAAGAGACCAAAACCACCTGGTACCGCCACTGGGTGCGCGAAGGGCTGATGGCATTTGAGCGCCAGTTGCTGGCTACTGACGCGGCGCAGGGCGGGCGCGTGTCCACCTACTGTTTTGGCAAGTCCCCCACACTGGCGGACTGCCTGCTGGTGCCGCAAATCTTCAACGGCCAGCGTTTCAACGTGGATTTCAGCGGCCTGCCACGTACCATGGCGGCTTTTGACGCCTGCATGCAACTGCCAGCCTTTCAGAAAGCCCAGCCCTCCCGATGCCCGGACTTCGAGGGATGAACATGCTGCCTGACTGGTTGGTGCCGCAGTGGCCTGCACCCGCCCACGTACGTGCACTGTGTACCACGCGCAGCGGTGGCATGTCCGCACCGCCCTACAATAGCCTGAACCTGGGTACCCATGTGGGCGACGAGGCTGCGCATGTCTTGCACAACCGCGCGGTGTTGCAAGGCGCGCTGGGCGTGCGGCCGATTTTCCTGAACCAGGTACATGGCTACCAGATGCTGGTGTTGGAGGCTGATACGCCCGACGGGCTGGAGGCCGACGGCTGCTGGACCACCGGGCGCGATGTGGCCTGTACCGTGATGGTGGCGGACTGTCTGCCCATCCTGCTGTGCGACCGCGCAGGCACCCAGGTGGCCGCGGTGCACGCGGGTTGGCGTGGGCTGGTGGGCGAGGCTGGGGTTGGTGTGGTAGAGCAGGTTTACAAGCATTTTAGTGCTCTAGCCCCCGTGGAACCTGCGCAAGCAGCTCCTGAAATCATAGCGTGGCTGGGGCCTTGTATTGGTCCGCAGACGTTTGAAGTGGGGCCTGAGGTGCGTGCCGCGTTCGTCGCTGCGGCGCCCGAGGCGGCGCTGGCCTTTGTGGCGCAGCCCGGTGGCAAATGGCTGGCCAACCTGCCCATGCTGGCACGCCAGCGCCTGCAAGCGCTGGGGATTTCCGTTGTTTATGGCAATGACGGCAGCCCTGACTGGTGCACCGTCAGCAACCCCTCAAGGTTCTTTTCCCACCGGCGGGACCGCGTCAGCGGGCGCTTCGCTGCCTGTATCTGGTTGGCCTGAAACGTTAGCGGCCGCTGCCGCAGCGTGGGCTGCAATGGCGGCTTCACGCTCTGCCATCTCCCGCGCCCGGATTTTCCGTTTGCGCCCGGGCGTGCCCATGAAATACCAGACCAGCGCCACCGGCAACAGGCCGTACAGCACAAAGGTCACCACGGCGCCCAGCACGGTGCCATTGGTATTGGTGGCTTCGGCCACGCTCATCATCAGGGCCACGTAGAGCCAGCCTATGGGAATCAGGTACATAGAGGTTGTTACTGAGGGTAATTACTGCGCAGATACAGGCGGTATGTCAGGCCCATGAAGGCGATACCCTGACATACTACGTGCTTGGATGCGATTAGACACAACGAGGTGACGGCGTGACACAGAACTCCCCTGAATTCTGGACCCAGGCGGCCCGGCAATTCCAGCAATCCATGTCTGAGGGCTGGACCAAAGCCTTGCAATCCTTCCAGGGAATGGATCTGGCCTCAGCAGGTGCCGGCTTCCCGGCGATGCCCAAGGAAGCCCCCCAAATCCAGTTTGCTCCCGAGAAGCTGCAGGCCCTGCAGCAACAGTACCTTAAAGAAGCCTCTGATTTGTTCACGCACGGGTTTTCCGCCCCCACCACCGCCAAAGACAAGCGTTTTGCCAACGCGGCCTGGGGCGACAACCCGGTGGCGGCGTATTCGGCTGCGGTGTATCTGCTCAACGCCCGCACCATGATGGGCCTGGCCGACGCGGTGCAGGCCGACACCAAGACGCGCAGCCGCATCCGTTTTGCGGTGGAGCAGTGGATGGCGGCTTCTGCGCCCAGCAACTTCATGGCCTTCAACGCCGAAGCCCAGAAGATGGCGATTGATAGCAAGGGCGAAAGCATTGCCAAGGGCATGAAGAACCTGATGCACGACTTGCAGCAAGGCCATGTGTCGATGACCGATGAAAGCCTGTTCGAGGTCGGAAAAAACGTCGCCACGTCCGAAGGCGCGGTGGTGTTTGAGAACGAGCTGTTCCAGCTCATCGAATACAAACCGCTCACCGCCAAGGTGTTCGAGAAGCCGTTTCTGCTGGTGCCCCCGTGCATCAACAAGTTCTACATCCTTGACCTGCAGCCCGACAACTCGTTGGTGCGCTACGCGGTGGCGCAAGGCCACCGCACGTTTGTGGT belongs to Rhodoferax saidenbachensis and includes:
- the maiA gene encoding maleylacetoacetate isomerase produces the protein MKLYNYCRSSASFRVRIALELKGLAYEYAPVNLARGSHHLDVYQAISTDGLVPVLEIDGLRLSQSMAIIEYLDERHPKPALLPADPVARAQVRALAQSIACEIHPINNLRVLKYLIGPMEQSEETKTTWYRHWVREGLMAFERQLLATDAAQGGRVSTYCFGKSPTLADCLLVPQIFNGQRFNVDFSGLPRTMAAFDACMQLPAFQKAQPSRCPDFEG
- the pgeF gene encoding peptidoglycan editing factor PgeF — encoded protein: MLPDWLVPQWPAPAHVRALCTTRSGGMSAPPYNSLNLGTHVGDEAAHVLHNRAVLQGALGVRPIFLNQVHGYQMLVLEADTPDGLEADGCWTTGRDVACTVMVADCLPILLCDRAGTQVAAVHAGWRGLVGEAGVGVVEQVYKHFSALAPVEPAQAAPEIIAWLGPCIGPQTFEVGPEVRAAFVAAAPEAALAFVAQPGGKWLANLPMLARQRLQALGISVVYGNDGSPDWCTVSNPSRFFSHRRDRVSGRFAACIWLA